Within Priestia filamentosa, the genomic segment TGTCCATAGCTTTTTGTTTCTAATAAGAAACGTTGTTTTAAAAATAAAATAGAATTAACGTTGACGTATTTTGTTCAGTTTTCAAAGGTCAATCATCATTGCTTATCAACAGCAACTTTTATATCTTACCATGTTAACTTTTTAAAGTCAACAACTTTTTTTAGAAGTTTTTTTAACCTCTTGTTTTTTGTGCCGCCTCATTAGCGACAAGTAATAATATATCATCAATTAAATAATGCGTCAATAAGTTTTATAATATTTTTTTAAAAAAGGTATTCAAGCAAAGTTTTATTCCACTTGAATACCTTACTACCCTTCTAAAATAGTTATAAAACTACTTATTTTTGACGCATTTGAGGGAACAGAAGAACGTCACGAATAGAAGGAGAATTTGTTAAAAGCATAACTAGACGATCGATTCCAATACCAAGTCCTCCAGTTGGAGCCATTCCATACTCTAACGCTTCAATAAAATCGTCATCCATCTCGTGAGCTTCATCGTTTCCTTGTTCACGCTCTTTAAGCTGAGCTTCGAAACGTTCGCGTTGATCGATTGGATCATTTAACTCTGTAAAGGCATTTGCATGCTCACGACGTACAATAAATAGCTCAAAACGATCTGTAAAACGTGGATCTTCGTCATTTTTCTTCGCTAACGGAGAAATCTCAACAGGATGACCATAGATGAATGTTGGTTGCACAAGTTCATGCTCTACCTTTTGTTCAAAGAATTCATTTAAAACATGACCAAACTGCATATGTTCTGTTACTTCTACACCGTGTTCCTTTGCAAGAGCATGAGCTTCTTCATCAGTCATCTCTTTCCAGAAATCAACACCTGTATATTGTTTGACAGCGTCAGCCATATGAAGTCTTGTCCATTCTGGAGCAAGGTTAATTTCATCTTCTCCATATTGAACAGTGGTTGTACCAAGAACTTCTTGAGCAATATGAGCAATCATGTTCTCAGTTAAGCTCATTACATCTTTATAATCTGCATATGCTTCGTAAAGCTCTAGCATTGTAAATTCAGGGTTATGGCGTGTTGAAACTCCTTCATTACGGAATACACGACCAATTTCATATACTCTCTCTAATCCACCTACAATTAGACGTTTAAGGTGTAATTCGATTGCAATACGCATATAAAGTTCAATATCAAGAGCATTATGATGAGTCACAAATGGACGAGCAGATGCTCCCCCAGCGATAGAGTGCATCATTGGTGTTTCCACTTCTAAGAACCCTTGTCCATCAAGGTAGCGACGCATAGATTGAATAATACGGCTGCGCGTTACAAACGTTTGACGACTTTCTGGATTTGTAATCAAATCTAGATAACGTTGACGATAACGTTGCTCAATATCTTTTAATCCATGATATTTATCGGGAAGCGGACGTAATGCTTTTGAAAGAAGTGTGAAAGAAGTAGCTTTAATAGAAAGCTCTCCTACTTTCGTTTTGAACATAACTCCCTCAATTCCTACAATGTCCCCAATATCAGCGTTTTTGAAAAGCTCATACTGCTCTTCTCCTACACTATCTTTACGCACGTAGATTTGAATTTGACCATTCAAATCTTGAACATGAGCAAATCCAGCTTTTCCTTTACCACGCTTTGTCATAATACGTCCAGCAAAACTAATTGAAGTTTCTTCTTCTTTTTCTGCTAGCTCTTCTTTTGAAAATTGATCATAAGCGTCTAAAAGTTCATTTGAACTATGTGAACGCTCAAAGCGTTTACCAAATGGATCAATTCCTTGTTCTTGAAGTTCTTTCATTTTTTCACGACGCACTATCAGTTGGTCATTTAATTCTTCCTGACTCATTTCATCATCTCCATCTATTTTTTTAATCTTAAACAGAAAAAAGGCCAGCATATCACTGGCAATCAGCGTACATTCTTCTGTTCGTAATTATAGGTGAACACTGTTTTATGTGTCAAATAGCCTGAGAGTCTTTTTGTTTTGCTTCTACTTCTTCTGTAAAATTATCTACTAGTGTTACAAAACTCTCTCTTGTTTCACATTGATTAATCTCATTTCTCACTATTGCATTTCCTCGAACACTTTTTAAGTACCAGGCAGCATGTTTACGCATTTCACGCACAGCTACATTTTCACCTTTTAGGTCGATTAAACGATCAAGGTGGAGCTTACAGATATCCATTTTCTCTCTTACTGTTGGTTCTGGAGCTAATTCACCTGTTTTTAGATATTGAACAGTGCGATAAATCATCCATGGGTTACCAAGAGCTGCACGACCAATCATTACACCGTCAACCCCTGTTTCATCAATCATTCTTTTTGCATCTTGCGGTGTTTTTACATCTCCGTTTCCGATAACAGGAATAGAGACTGCTTGTTTTACATCACGAATGATGTCCCAATTTGCTGTTCCTTCATACATTTGTACACGTGTACGTCCATGAAGAGCAACTGCTTTTCCACCTGCACGTTCTACTGCTCTTGCATTTTCAATTGCAAAGATATGGTCTTCATCCCAACCCATACGCATTTTTACAGTAACAGGTTTATCTACAGCATCTACGACTGCTGAAACCATTTCATAAATTTTATTTGGGTCTAGAAGCCACTTTGCCCCTGCATCACATTTAGTGATTTTAGGTACTGGGCATCCCATGTTAATGTCAATGATGTCTGCTGTTGTATTTTTATCTACAAACTGAGCAGCTTCTACAAGTGTTTCTTTTTCCCCACCAAAGATTTGTAAACTCATTGGCTTTTCACGTGGATCTATATGAAGCATTCCCATTGTCCTAGCATTTTTATAAAGAATGGCCTTATCACTCACCATTTCAGCACAAACTAATCCTGCGCCAAATTCTTTTACTGTAAGGCGAAATGCTGCATTACAAACACCTGCCATTGGTGCTAAAACAACTGGATTATCAAATTTGATATCTCCAATTTGAAGCATGATTGTACCTCCTGTTGTATTACATGAATATAGACAAGTAATCTCTCAAAAGGTTACTTGTCATCTCGAAAAATAATGTATAAGTTCTATTGTAAACATATTAATTTGTTTCTAAAAGAGAAAAGATATCTTTCTCATCTCTCAATTTCCATCTTTCAATGCCTTGCTCTACTGAAAGTTTAGAAGTGAGAGAAGATAGAAAATGGTTATCGCCTAAAATGCAAGTTGAAGGAGCGATTTCCACAAGGGGAGCAAGCACAAAAGCCCGTTCAAGAATCCGTGGATGTGGAACAGATAAATTCTCCTCTTTTATATCTTCATTATTATAAAGCAAAATGTCAAGGTCTAGGGTTCGTGGTCCCCACCGAATAATCCGTTCTCTATGACAAGCTGCCTCAATGTTTTGCAAACAAGATAACAGCTCTTGAGGATTATACGTTGTTTCAACTTCTACAACCATATTTAAAAAAGCAGACTGCTCCGTATACCCAACAGGAGCTGTTTCATAAATGGAAGAAAGATTTGTTAGTGTAATATTTTTCTCTTTACGCAGCAAGAGAATACCTTGCTTTAAATAATTAAATCTGTCTTCCATATTAGAACCCATTCCAATATATGCTATATTCTTCATGAACGACTCCTTTGAATCTCAACTCCAACTGAGTCATAGTGTCCATTAATTGGTGGGCTTTTCTTATATATTTTAACTGTACATGCCTCAACTGAAGAGAATTTTTCAAAGACTTCAGAGGCAATTGTTTCAGCTACTGTCTCGACAAGCTTAAAAACCCTGTTCTCCATAACGTCTTTGCAAAGATTAAAAAGCTCTGCATAATTGACAGTTGCCTCAAGATCATCACTTTGTCCAGCTTTTCTTAAATCTTGCTCTACTGTTAAGTCCACTTCAAAAGGCTGTCCAAGCTTGTTCTCTTCTGAAAAAACTCCATGGTAACCATAAAATTGCATTTTATTTAAAAAGATCTTATCCACGCGGAATATCTCCTTTACCAACAAGCACATCCATCATTTTAGAAAAACGTGCAATTTCTAATACATCATGCACACGTACAATATCTGTGCCTTTTGAAATTCCTAGGCCCACTGTTGCAGCGGTACCTTCCATGCGATCTGCAGGGTTTTCTAGATTGAGTACTTTTCCGATCATTCCTTTGCGAGATGTTCCGAGTAATACAGGATAACCAAGCGATTGGAATTGATCTAAGTTTCTCATAACGATAATATTTTCTTCTAATCCTTTAGCAAATCCGATTCCAGGATCTAGAATGATTTTCTCATCCTTTACACCTGCTGCCTTTACGATTTTGATACTCTCATAAAGGTCTGCAATAACATCCGCCATCAAGTTTGTATAATTACGATTTTCTCTATTGTGCATAATTACAATAGGCACATTGTATGAAGCTGCAACTTCCGCCATTTTAGGATCTGCTTTTGCCCCCCAAATATCATTAATAATATGGGCCCCAGCTTCCAAGGCTTGACGAGCAACTTCTGCTTTGTACGTATCAACTGATATTGGAATTTCCACATTTTCACTAATAACTTCAACAGCAGGAACTACACGGTGAAGCTCTTCTTCTAAGCTCACTGGTTCATGACCTGGTCTTGTTGATTCCCCACCAAGGTCGATAATATCTGCTCCCTGATCTACCATAAGCTGCGCATGTTCAACAGCACGATCAAGATGATTATACTTTCCACCATCTGAGAAAGAATCAGGCGTTACATTCAAAATGCCCATAATGAGCGTCTTATTACGATAATCTAGTTGAAAAGGGTGTGCATCAATGACGCCTTTTCTAGGTAGCGTATTTACAGTCATTTCCTTTTACTTCCTCCCTATATCCTTATAACTCCAACTTGTCTGTGTCATATGCTTATAATGGCTCCGCAGAACACTAGCTAACGAATTTTCTCCATATTGGTATCTTCTATCTCCAATATTAGAAATTGAAAAAATCTCTTGAATGGAATTCGTCATAAAGACTTCATCACTCTGAAGCAAGTCCTCTAACGAAAAGAACCCTTCATGGATAGGAATAGATAGCGATGCTAAAAGCTCCATAACAAACTGTCTTGTTACACCGCCTAAAATCCCTGTTTTAAGAGATGGCGTATACACAGATCCATTTTTCACAAAGAACAGATTAGAAACAATCCCTTCTGCTACATCTCCTTCTTTCGTTAGAAAGATTCCTTCTTGCTTTACACTGCTAAGCTCTCGTTTAGCAAGTACGTTATTCAAATAATGATGAGACTTCAAACGATAGTTTCCTTCAGGAGTATTACGCCTTGTTTCTAAGATAACCCCCTCTTTTACAAGAAGAGGATTCTTTGGTAGGTCCTTCATATAGGCGATGATCGTTGGTTCTTCATACATGTCTGTTGAAAGACCAAGATCACCAACTCCTGCTGATATATTTAAACGAATGTAAGCATTCTGTAGATTATTTTTATGTGAGAGATCTTTAAACCAAGAAAGAACATCTTTCTTTGAGTATTTCCATTTTATATTTAGTTCCTTCAAACCATTTTCTAGACGTTCTAAATGATCATCAAGGAGAAAAGGATGTCCACCATAAAGTCGGAGTGTCTCAAACACCCCTAAACCATACAAGAAGCCATGATCATAAGGAGAAATCATAGCTTCTTGTTTCTGAACCAATTTATTATTTAAAAAAATATACATAATTACTGCACTTCTCTTTGATACGTATTAATAAAGCTTCTTAGCATCTCTTTTCCAAAAGAAGTCATGATAGATTCTGGATGAAATTGGACACCTTCAATTGGAAGCGACTTATGACGAATAGCCATAATTTCACCTTTGTCAGTTTCTGCTGTTATTTCAAAGCAGTCTGGGAGCGTTTCTCTTTCAACAATTAAAGAATGATAACGTGTCGCTGTAAAAGGATTAGCTAGTTCCTTAAAAATGGTTTCCCCATTATGAGAAATCTCTGAAGTTTTACCATGCATAAGATATTCAGCACGAATTACCTTTCCTCCAAAAGCTTGGGCAATGGATTGGTGACCTAAACAAACTCCAAAAATCGGGATTTCCCCTGCAAATCGAGAAATGGCTTCAAG encodes:
- the lysS gene encoding lysine--tRNA ligase — protein: MSQEELNDQLIVRREKMKELQEQGIDPFGKRFERSHSSNELLDAYDQFSKEELAEKEEETSISFAGRIMTKRGKGKAGFAHVQDLNGQIQIYVRKDSVGEEQYELFKNADIGDIVGIEGVMFKTKVGELSIKATSFTLLSKALRPLPDKYHGLKDIEQRYRQRYLDLITNPESRQTFVTRSRIIQSMRRYLDGQGFLEVETPMMHSIAGGASARPFVTHHNALDIELYMRIAIELHLKRLIVGGLERVYEIGRVFRNEGVSTRHNPEFTMLELYEAYADYKDVMSLTENMIAHIAQEVLGTTTVQYGEDEINLAPEWTRLHMADAVKQYTGVDFWKEMTDEEAHALAKEHGVEVTEHMQFGHVLNEFFEQKVEHELVQPTFIYGHPVEISPLAKKNDEDPRFTDRFELFIVRREHANAFTELNDPIDQRERFEAQLKEREQGNDEAHEMDDDFIEALEYGMAPTGGLGIGIDRLVMLLTNSPSIRDVLLFPQMRQK
- the dusB gene encoding tRNA dihydrouridine synthase DusB, with translation MLQIGDIKFDNPVVLAPMAGVCNAAFRLTVKEFGAGLVCAEMVSDKAILYKNARTMGMLHIDPREKPMSLQIFGGEKETLVEAAQFVDKNTTADIIDINMGCPVPKITKCDAGAKWLLDPNKIYEMVSAVVDAVDKPVTVKMRMGWDEDHIFAIENARAVERAGGKAVALHGRTRVQMYEGTANWDIIRDVKQAVSIPVIGNGDVKTPQDAKRMIDETGVDGVMIGRAALGNPWMIYRTVQYLKTGELAPEPTVREKMDICKLHLDRLIDLKGENVAVREMRKHAAWYLKSVRGNAIVRNEINQCETRESFVTLVDNFTEEVEAKQKDSQAI
- the folK gene encoding 2-amino-4-hydroxy-6-hydroxymethyldihydropteridine diphosphokinase gives rise to the protein MKNIAYIGMGSNMEDRFNYLKQGILLLRKEKNITLTNLSSIYETAPVGYTEQSAFLNMVVEVETTYNPQELLSCLQNIEAACHRERIIRWGPRTLDLDILLYNNEDIKEENLSVPHPRILERAFVLAPLVEIAPSTCILGDNHFLSSLTSKLSVEQGIERWKLRDEKDIFSLLETN
- the folB gene encoding dihydroneopterin aldolase, with the translated sequence MDKIFLNKMQFYGYHGVFSEENKLGQPFEVDLTVEQDLRKAGQSDDLEATVNYAELFNLCKDVMENRVFKLVETVAETIASEVFEKFSSVEACTVKIYKKSPPINGHYDSVGVEIQRSRS
- the folP gene encoding dihydropteroate synthase, with product MTVNTLPRKGVIDAHPFQLDYRNKTLIMGILNVTPDSFSDGGKYNHLDRAVEHAQLMVDQGADIIDLGGESTRPGHEPVSLEEELHRVVPAVEVISENVEIPISVDTYKAEVARQALEAGAHIINDIWGAKADPKMAEVAASYNVPIVIMHNRENRNYTNLMADVIADLYESIKIVKAAGVKDEKIILDPGIGFAKGLEENIIVMRNLDQFQSLGYPVLLGTSRKGMIGKVLNLENPADRMEGTAATVGLGISKGTDIVRVHDVLEIARFSKMMDVLVGKGDIPRG
- the pabC gene encoding aminodeoxychorismate lyase — encoded protein: MYIFLNNKLVQKQEAMISPYDHGFLYGLGVFETLRLYGGHPFLLDDHLERLENGLKELNIKWKYSKKDVLSWFKDLSHKNNLQNAYIRLNISAGVGDLGLSTDMYEEPTIIAYMKDLPKNPLLVKEGVILETRRNTPEGNYRLKSHHYLNNVLAKRELSSVKQEGIFLTKEGDVAEGIVSNLFFVKNGSVYTPSLKTGILGGVTRQFVMELLASLSIPIHEGFFSLEDLLQSDEVFMTNSIQEIFSISNIGDRRYQYGENSLASVLRSHYKHMTQTSWSYKDIGRK
- the pabA gene encoding aminodeoxychorismate/anthranilate synthase component II, whose amino-acid sequence is MILMIDNYDSFTFNLVQYLGELGEELVVKRNDEITLEEIEAMRPDFLMISPGPCSPNEAGISLEAISRFAGEIPIFGVCLGHQSIAQAFGGKVIRAEYLMHGKTSEISHNGETIFKELANPFTATRYHSLIVERETLPDCFEITAETDKGEIMAIRHKSLPIEGVQFHPESIMTSFGKEMLRSFINTYQREVQ